Part of the Bifidobacterium sp. ESL0775 genome is shown below.
GCTGTCGGTGAGCACGTTCCATAGACCACCGACGACGAACAGATCCGCCAAACGCTCCTCCCCTAATTCAGGCTCATGCCATGGCAAGTTCAACTGCGGGAAACGTCTGGTGAAGACTTCGTTTTGAATTGATATGGCCGAGTCCAACAACCCATTGCTTCTTAACAGTCGAAGACGAGGTGCCCGGTCCAAGAAATACACAAAATAGTGCTGGATCCCTTGGGCGAATGACATACCATCCATTCGTTCATCCTCATCGACTAACCCAACTATAAGTTTTTCAAGGTATCGACGCACCACATCTGTCTTGCCGTCAAAATGCCGATAAAACGTCTTACGTGAGATTTCCGCCTTCGCGGCGATTTCGGAAACAGTCAAGGGCACGAATGAATTCGTTTCCAACTTAGCGAACAGCGCGTCAATGACCCGATCCTCGACTCCGCACCATTACCAGTCATATAAACCTCAATAATTCTGTCTGCAAGGTGACAATTTGATGGATGTGTGTCACCAGGTGGACGTTCGTTCCGTGAGAACCCTACGTTCTTAGGGTAACAAATGTCACCTTTGACGGAAAGGCCGGTATCATGTCGATATTTCTGAGCTTTTGGATCCTGCCCATTGTCTTCATCCTTCACGACTTCGAGGAGATAATCATGGTACCTGCTTGGAAACAGCGGGAATCACCCAACACAAACATCGTCAAGCGGCGGGCCTTCGGTGCAACTACGGACGGGCCGGCGCTTTGCTCCGGTGTCGCCGAGGAAATGGTACTGCTGGTCATCGTCTCCGCCGTTTGCGAACTCACCGGCGACACCACGCTGTATTTGGCAAGTTGCGTGGCCTATACCTTCCATCTTGTTGTGCATATCTTCGCATGCCCATTGGCACATGGCTATATCCCCGGTGTCATCACCGCACTGATCGAGATGCCATTCATGGTCTGGTTCATCATCAGTTACTGGCGTATCGACCGTTCAGGACTGCCGGCTTACCTAATCTGGCAAGTCGCCGCACTCC
Proteins encoded:
- a CDS encoding TetR/AcrR family transcriptional regulator, with protein sequence MTVSEIAAKAEISRKTFYRHFDGKTDVVRRYLEKLIVGLVDEDERMDGMSFAQGIQHYFVYFLDRAPRLRLLRSNGLLDSAISIQNEVFTRRFPQLNLPWHEPELGEERLADLFVVGGLWNVLTDSLDADPPVDPTRLSATLMSQVAKRTGKLS
- a CDS encoding HXXEE domain-containing protein, yielding MSIFLSFWILPIVFILHDFEEIIMVPAWKQRESPNTNIVKRRAFGATTDGPALCSGVAEEMVLLVIVSAVCELTGDTTLYLASCVAYTFHLVVHIFACPLAHGYIPGVITALIEMPFMVWFIISYWRIDRSGLPAYLIWQVAALLVFVINLKLIHTLMPKIQDFLRDYAQSE